A portion of the Perognathus longimembris pacificus isolate PPM17 chromosome 20, ASM2315922v1, whole genome shotgun sequence genome contains these proteins:
- the LOC125338710 gene encoding zinc finger protein 211-like isoform X1, translated as MGTSRKEGNRGPDLSRGSEGQRPGDVQNSRAQGSAGPRTPMAAPMPRDAAQLMCGTFQDVVICFSPEEWKFLNVAQRHLYLSVMLETFALRTSIGCGHRVGRKEACGHSGSVAGVSLSRTPAADDSNLRACPCVVCASVLKDILCRAVPCVQKLSWDGACASLSKHQRLLSAKKPFKKDTAGTSLWKSYEFFVSENYFSSNNLWENFPSFSEFQPLLTILNGEETNSCEFGEAPNGTESYCKSFVCSKAPIHKKMPIYNLRHNMGNNVCEPTKSKPLCLDNHSLAQRQSGQTREKQYECKECGKSFKERRSLTEHQRNHTGERPYQFRECGKSFTRKSALNLHLKDHTEERPYVCTECGKSFKRKTTLNVHHRSHTGERPYECRECGKSFKCKGVLTTHQRVHTGERPYACSVCGKAFKKRNVLTVHMRSHTGERPYECRECGKSFKCKSVLTIHQRVHTGERPYACSVCGKAFKKRNVLTVHMRNHTGERPYECRECGKSFKCKSVLTTHQRVHTGERPYACSVCGKAFKKRNVLTVHMRNHTGERPYECKDCGKCFKHKTSFNIHLRCHTAKRRYECDNCGKSFKHRGAFISHKRVHTEERSYEYRLRKLRRVE; from the exons ATGGGAACTTCCCGGAAAGAGGGAAATCGCGGGCCCGACCTCAGCCGCGGTTCTGAGGGACAGAGACCCGGTGACGTTCAGAACAGCCGCGCCCAGGGCTCCGCCGGGCCCAGGACTCCAATGGCAGCCCCCATGCCGAGAGACGCGGCTCAG CTGATGTGTGGGACATTCCAGGATGTGGTCATTTGCTTCTCCCCTGAGGAGTGGAAGTTCCTTAATGTGGCTCAGAGGCACCTGTACCTCAGTGTGATGCTGGAAACCTTTGCACTTAGAACTTCCATAG GTTGTGGACACAGAGTAGGCCGTAAGGAGGCCTGTGGGCACAGTGGTTCTGTGGCAGGTGTGTCACTCTCCAGGACTCCAGCGGCAGATGATTCCAACCTGAGGGCTTGTCCCTGTGTTGTCTGTGCTTCAGTCTTGAAAGACATTTTGTGCCGGGCTGTTCCATGTGTGCAGAAGCTGTCCTGGGATGGGGCGTGTGCAAGCCTTTCCAAGCACCAGAGGCTTCTCAGTGCCAAGAAACCTTTTAAGAAGGACACAGCTGGGACCTCACTGTGGAAAAGCTATGAGTTTTTTGTGTCAGAGAACTACTTCAGTAGTAACAACCTTTGGGAGAATTTCCCatctttttctgaatttcagcCCCTCCTCACCATCCTTAATGGTGAGGAGACAAACAGCTGTGAGTTTGGAGAGGCACCAAATGGTACAGAAAGCTACTGCAAATCGTTTGTGTGCAGCAAAGCTCCTATCCACAAAAAGATGCCTATTTATAACCTAAGACACAACATGGGGAACAATGTCTGTGAGCCTACCAAGAGTAAGCCATTGTGCCTTGATAATCACTCACTTGCTCAGCGCCAGAGTGGTCAGACTAGAGAAAAGCAATATGAGTGTAAGGAATGTGGAAAGTCCTTTAAGGAAAGAAGATCTCTTACTGAACACCAGAGAAACCACACTGGAGAAAGGCCTTATCAGTTTAGAGAATGTGGGAAATCCTTTACACGTAAAAGTGCCCTTAATTTGCACTTGAAAGACCACACTGAAGAAAGACCTTATGTGTGCACCGAATGTGGGAAATCATTTAAGAGAAAAACTACACTTAATGTACACCACAGAAGCCACACTGGAGAAAGGCCTTATGAATGTAGAGAATGTGGGAAATCATTTAAATGTAAAGGTGTCCTTACTACACATCAGAGAGTACACACTGGAGAAAGGCCTTATGCGTGTAGTGTTTGTGGAAAAGcctttaagaaaagaaatgtcCTTACTGTGCACATGAGAAGCCATACTGGAGAAAGGCCTTATGAGTGTAGAGAATGTGGGAAATCATTTAAATGTAAAAGTGTCCTTACTATACATCAGAGAGTACATACTGGAGAAAGGCCTTATGCGTGTAGTGTTTGTGGAAAAGcctttaagaaaagaaatgtcCTTACTGTGCACATGAGAAACCATACTGGAGAAAGGCCTTATGAGTGCAGAGAATGTGGGAAATCATTTAAATGTAAAAGTGTCCTTACTACACATCAGAGAGTACATACTGGAGAAAGGCCTTATGCGTGTAGTGTTTGTGGAAAAGcctttaagaaaagaaatgtcCTTACTGTGCACATGAGAAACCATACTGGAGAAAGGCCTTATGAGTGTAAAGATTGTGGGAAATGCTTTAAACACAAAACTAGCTTTAACATCCACTTGCGATGCCACACTGCAAAAAGACGTTATGAGTGTGACAATTGTGGGAAGTCATTTAAGCATAGAGGTGCCTTTATTTCACACAAGAGAGTGCACACTGAAGAAAGGTCTTATGAGTATAGACTTCGTAAGCTacgtagagtagaatga
- the Nlrp4 gene encoding NACHT, LRR and PYD domains-containing protein 4, whose translation MASSFFFDFGLMWYLEELSKKELVKFKELLKQETEELGLKQIPWSEVKRASRQRLANLLTKYYEGPQAWNVTCRIFHKINRRDLCEKALRECTGHTTKYRAHIKEKLSYRWRREAITEVAEVFHQKITREEREYFDLLLKPTATEEHSRTVVIKGIPGIGKTILLMKLTLAWSGGLLGQDQFSYVFYFCCRELKKLPATSLADLICREWYQSSLPSMEITAQPERILFIIDSLEKLNCDLDQPESELCSDWTEQKPVHILVNSLLRKKMFPQSSLIIATTHDLSEELEEKLKGLQVRSVLGFDDQSKKLYFSSLFSNWWQAMQAFNMVQENEQISHLCEVPLLCWLVCTCLKQEMERGRELADACRCTTALYTTFIFQVFTPKGTHRPSWQGLAQLQGLCALAVEGMWTNTFVFPEDMLWRNGIAVPDIPTLLEAKLLLRDKELEDYYTFFHLSVQEFCAALFYVLKDPSEHPHPAVARVEELLMTYLKGNKKTWIFLGCFLVGLLHEKEQEKLHAFFGFQYCQEVKQRCQQCLRKVSEDEDLQSQMDFLKLAYCLFEMQNDIFARQVLEPFKEVDCLIEDNLDLTVSSYCLKFCSSLKNFCLSIQDIWGKKQNRPVYKSSLGCWYQICSVLAKNACLYNFQMKDSILSESAYVALYGHLKQPTCLLETLEMKGVDLRFETHLFFEIFVSNPNLKYLSISSTELSSKDVQLFCEALNHPTCNIEKLYLEDCNLSSFDCNALAPVLIRKKLTHLSLTCNYLEAGVNPLCATLCRPEVILCYLGLSGCYLSEQCCPSLSEVLMNSKTLSYLDLSLNNLKDEGLEILCEALRLPQCMLRTLCIMECGLSAHGCRYLVPVLTHSQHLRNLQMGGNDVGDAGAKLLFEALTHPSSSLKNLGLHGCELTSACCEDLYSALTHSKKLEELNLIANNLDSIGVTLLCEALNHPECPLRVLWMNKDDLDEESQVLLWTEAERNPELAIKNCLKRKML comes from the exons ATGGCgtcatctttcttttttgacTTTGGCCTTATGTGGTACCTAGAGGAGCTCAGCAAGAAGGAACTGGTGAAATTCAAGGAGCTCCTCAAGCAGGAGACTGAGGAACTTGGGCTGAAGCAAATTCCCTGGTCTGAGGTGAAGAGAGCATCAAGGCAACGCCTGGCCAACTTGCTCACCAAGTACTATGAGGGACCGCAGGCCTGGAACGTGACCTGCAGGATCTTCCACAAAATCAACAGGAGGGATCTCTGTGAGAAGGCCTTGAGAGAGTGCACTG GCCACACAACGAAGTATCGAGCTCACATAAAGGAGAAGCTCAGCTACAGGTGGCGCAGAGAAGCCATCACAGAGGTGGCTGAGGTCTTTCACCAGAAAATCACTCGGGAAGAACGTGAATATTTTGACTTGCTTCTGAAGCCAACGGCCACTGAGGAACATTCACGTACGGTGGTCATCAAAGGGATCCCAGGAATTGGGAAGACAATTCTTCTAATGAAGTTAACTCTGGCCTGGTCAGGTGGCCTCCTTGGACAGGACCAATTTTCCTATGTCTTCTATTTCTGCTGTAGAGAACTGAAAAAGCTTCCTGCCACAAGCCTGGCTGACCTCATCTGCAGAGAATGGTACCAGTCCTCTCTCCCCAGCATGGAGATCACAGCCCAGCCAGAGAGAATCTTGTTCATCATTGACAGCCTTGAAAAACTAAATTGTGACTTGGACCAGCCTGAATCAGAGCTGTGCAGTGACTGGACGGAGCAAAAGCCTGTCCACATACTTGTGAATAGTTTACTGAGGAAGAAAATGTTCCCACAATCCTCTCTGATCATTGCCACCACACATGACCTCTCAGAGGAGCTAGAGGAAAAGTTGAAGGGTCTCCAGGTGCGGTCAGTCCTGGGGTTCGATGACCAGAGTAAGAAGCTCTATTTTTCATCCCTATTCTCCAACTGGTGGCAGGCCATGCAGGCCTTCAATATGGTCCAGGAGAATGAACAGATCTCCCACCTGTGCGAAGTCCCACTGCTCTGCTGGCTTGTGTGCACATGCCTGAaacaggagatggaaagggggCGAGAGCTGGCCGATGCCTGCCGGTGTACCACTGCCCTGTACACCACCTTCATCTTTCAAGTGTTCACCCCCAAGGGCACCCATCGTCCCAGTTGGCAAGGCCTAGCTCAGCTGCAGGGCCTGTGCGCTCTGGCTGTAGAGGGCATGTGGACCAACACATTTGTGTTTCCCGAGGACATGCTGTGGAGAAACGGGATTGCTGTCCCAGACATTCCTACATTGCTCGAAGCCAAGCTCCTGCTCAGGGACAAGGAGCTTGAGGACTACTACACCTTCTTCCACTTATCTGTCCAAGAGTTCTGTGCTGCCTTGTTTTATGTGCTCAAGGACCCCAGTGAGCACCCTCACCCCGCTGTGGCCCGTGTAGAGGAGCTCCTGATGACCTatttaaagggaaataaaaaaacctggattTTTCTGGGGTGTTTCCTTGTTGGCCTTTTACATGAAAAGGAGCAAGAGAAGCTGCATGCATTTTTTGGCTTCCAATACTGCCAGGAGGTGAAGCAGCGGTGTCAGCAGTGCCTGAGGAAAGTCAGTGAAGATGAAGATCTCCAGAGTCAGATGGACTTCTTGAAGCTGGCTTACTGTCTGTTTGAGATGCAGAATGACATTTTTGCGAGGCAGGTGTTGGAGCCCTTCAAGGAAGTGGACTGTTTAATTGAGGACAATCTAGACTTGACCGTCTCCTCGTACTGCTTAAAATTCTGTAGTAGCTTGAAGAACTTTTGTCTCTCCATACAAGATATCTGGGGAAAGAAACAGAACCGGCCTGT GTATAAGTCCAGTCTTGGCTGCTGGTACCAAATATGCTCGGTACTTGCGAAAAATGCATGCCTCTACAATTTCCAGATGAAAGACAGCATCCTGAGTGAGTCAGCGTATGTGGCCTTGTATGGCCACCTGAAGCAGCCCACCTGTCTCCTCGAAACCCTTGA GATGAAGGGGGTGGACTTAAGATTTGAGACCCatcttttctttgaaatatttgtttCCAACCCAAATCTTAAATACTTGAGCATCAGCAGCACGGAGCTGTCCAGCAAGGACGTGCAACTGTTCTGTGAAGCCCTGAACCACCCAACATGCAACATCGAAAAGCTGTA CTTGGAGGACTGCAACCTCTCCTCCTTTGACTGCAATGCCCTCGCCCCAGTTCTGATCAGAAAGAAGCTGACGCATCTGAGCCTGACCTGCAATTACCTGGAGGCTGGTGTGAACCCCCTGTGCGCAACCCTGTGCCGCCCCGAGGTCATCCTCTGCTACCTAGG GCTAAGTGGCTGCTACCTCAGTGAGCAATGCTGTCCATCTCTCTCTGAGGTTCTTATGAACAGCAAAACCCTAAGTTATCTGGACCTGAGCTTGAACAACCTGAAAGACGAAGGCCTGGAGATTCTCTGTGAGGCCCTGCGGCTCCCGCAGTGCATGCTGAGGACTCTGTG CATAATGGAGTGTGGCTTGTCCGCCCATGGCTGCCGTTACCTTGTTCCAGTCCTCACCCATAGCCAGCACCTGAGGAATCTGCAGATGGGGGGCAACGACGTGGGGGACGCCGGTGCCAAGCTGCTGTTTGAAGCTCTGACACATCCCAGCAGTAGCTTGAAGAACCTTGG CTTGCATGGGTGTGAGTTAACCAGCGCCTGTTGTGAGGACCTGTATTCCGCTCTCACCCACAGCAAGAAGCTGGAGGAACTAAACTTGATAGCCAACAACCTGGACTCCATTGGGGTGACTCTGCTATGCGAGGCCCTAAATCACCCAGAGTGCCCCCTGAGGGTGCTCTG GATGAACAAAGATGACTTAGATGAAGAATCACAGGTCCTTCTGTGGACGGAGGCAGAGAGAAACCCTGAACTGGCCATTAAGAATTGTTTGAAGAGGAAGATGCTCTAG
- the LOC125338759 gene encoding zinc finger protein 551-like isoform X2: MLETFALVSSVGCGHEVDGRESSVPQVSVGGRSHVTSPPTQKAHSCSICVLVLKDILYLALPPVPKPCLLEACADIPQHPDHQSEEEPVAWGVDGPMPDENTDYLVSGQRFQFEDLWKDLSAFSHFLPPPIIPSCENPHNAKLWEAFHYGRTYYDFFQWTKASGHENTAFHSLSAYPGENLYEHSVYERPFHTPYSLVPFPTVHPGERTHGCSECGKLFKRRAALYIHQRIHTGERPYGCTECGKFFQRRAALSVHQRIHTGERPYECGECGKCFKDGYALTVHQRVHTGERPYVCRDCGKSFKRGGDLIVHQRVHTGERPYVCTYCGKAFKRGGELTVHQRGHTGERPYECGECGKSFKLRNGLIVHQRGHTGERPYVCAYCGKSFKEKSVLTVHQRIHTGERPYQCRICGKSFKERSVLSVHQRVHNVERPYECAECGRSFKRGYDLTVHQRVHTGERPYVCADCGKSYKRGSNLTEHQRAHMKEGAYECRNFGKTLTRRANISSHYRVHEGEKPYEYSGCDKPFWYEPSIVQRP, translated from the exons ATGCTGGAGACCTTTGCCCTTGTGTCCTCCGTAG GTTGTGGGCATGAAGTAGACGGTCGAGAGTCATCTGTGCCCCAAGTGTCTGTGGGTGGAAGGTCACACGTGACGAGTCCACCCACCCAGAAGGCTCACTCATGCAGTATCTGTGTCCTCGTCTTGAAAGACATTTTATACCTGGCTCTTCCGCCAGTGCCAAAGCCGTGTCTGCTGGAGGCATGTGCGGACATTCCTCAGCACCCAGACCATCAGAGCGAAGAGGAGCCAGTGGCATGGGGCGTGGATGGGCCCATGCCTGACGAAAACACTGACTATCTTGTGTCAGGACAGCGATTCCAATTTGAAGACCTCTGGAAGGACCTGTCAGCGTTTTCTCACTTCCTGCCGCCCCCAATCATCCCCAGTTGTGAGAACCCACACAACGCCAAGCTGTGGGAGGCATTTCACTATGGGAGAACTTATTACGACTTCTTCCAGTGGACAAAAGCTTCCGGCCACGAAAATACAGCTTTTCATAGCCTGAGTGCATATCCCGGAGAAAACCTTTACGAGCACAGCGTATATGAGAGACCATTTCACACTCCGTACTCACTTGTCCCATTTCCGACAGTCCACCCGGGAGAAAGAACCCATGGGTGCAGCGAGTGTGGGAAGCTGTTCAAGCGCCGAGCAGCCCTGTACATCCACCAGAGGATCCACACTGGGGAGCGGCCGTACGGGTGCACGGAGTGTGGGAAGTTCTTCCAGCGCCGAGCGGCCCTCTCTGTGCACCAGAGGATCCACACCGGGGAGCGGCCCTACGAGTGCGGGGAGTGCGGGAAATGCTTTAAGGATGGCTACGCCCTCACCGTGCACCAGCGGGTGCACACCGGGGAGCGGCCCTACGTGTGCCGGGACTGCGGGAAGTCCTTCAAGCGAGGGGGTGACCTGATCGTGCACCAGCGAGTGCACACCGGAGAGCGGCCCTACGTGTGCACGTACTGTGGGAAGGCTTTCAAGCGAGGAGGTGAACTTACTGTGCACCAGAGAGGCCACACTGGGGAGAGGCCTTATGAGTGTGGCGAGTGTGGGAAATCCTTTAAGCTACGAAACGGCCTCATCGTGCACCAGCGGGGCCACACGGGGGAGAGACCATACGTGTGCGCCTACTGCGGCAAGTCATTCAAGGAGAAGAGCGTCCTCACTGTGCACCAGCGGATCCACACGGGGGAGAGGCCCTACCAGTGCCGCATCTGCGGGAAGTCATTTAAGGAAAGAAGCGTCCTTTCCGTCCACCAGCGCGTGCACAACGTGGAGCGGCCTTACGAGTGCGCCGAGTGCGGGCGCTCCTTCAAGCGGGGCTATGACCTCACTGTGCACCAGCGGGTGCACACTGGGGAGAGGCCATACGTGTGTGCCGACTGCGGCAAGTCCTACAAACGAGGGAGCAACCTCACCGAGCACCAGAGAGCACACATGAAAGAAGGTGCTTATGAGTGCAGAAACTTCGGGAAAACGTTGACTCGGCGTGCTAACATCAGCAGCCACTACAGAGTTCACGAGGGAGAGAAACCGTATGAATACAGTGGGTGTGATAAACCTTTCTGGTATGAACCCAGTATTGTTCAGCGCCCGTAA
- the LOC125338759 gene encoding zinc finger protein 551-like isoform X1, translated as MAALGDAAQACVTFEDVVFSFSPEEWGFLNEDQRHLYLSVMLETFALVSSVGCGHEVDGRESSVPQVSVGGRSHVTSPPTQKAHSCSICVLVLKDILYLALPPVPKPCLLEACADIPQHPDHQSEEEPVAWGVDGPMPDENTDYLVSGQRFQFEDLWKDLSAFSHFLPPPIIPSCENPHNAKLWEAFHYGRTYYDFFQWTKASGHENTAFHSLSAYPGENLYEHSVYERPFHTPYSLVPFPTVHPGERTHGCSECGKLFKRRAALYIHQRIHTGERPYGCTECGKFFQRRAALSVHQRIHTGERPYECGECGKCFKDGYALTVHQRVHTGERPYVCRDCGKSFKRGGDLIVHQRVHTGERPYVCTYCGKAFKRGGELTVHQRGHTGERPYECGECGKSFKLRNGLIVHQRGHTGERPYVCAYCGKSFKEKSVLTVHQRIHTGERPYQCRICGKSFKERSVLSVHQRVHNVERPYECAECGRSFKRGYDLTVHQRVHTGERPYVCADCGKSYKRGSNLTEHQRAHMKEGAYECRNFGKTLTRRANISSHYRVHEGEKPYEYSGCDKPFWYEPSIVQRP; from the exons ATGGCGGCGCTAGGGGACGCCGCTCAG GCCTGTGTGACCTTTGAGGATGtggtcttttccttctccccGGAGGAGTGGGGGTTCCTTAATGAAGACCAGAGGCACCTGTACCTCAGTGTGATGCTGGAGACCTTTGCCCTTGTGTCCTCCGTAG GTTGTGGGCATGAAGTAGACGGTCGAGAGTCATCTGTGCCCCAAGTGTCTGTGGGTGGAAGGTCACACGTGACGAGTCCACCCACCCAGAAGGCTCACTCATGCAGTATCTGTGTCCTCGTCTTGAAAGACATTTTATACCTGGCTCTTCCGCCAGTGCCAAAGCCGTGTCTGCTGGAGGCATGTGCGGACATTCCTCAGCACCCAGACCATCAGAGCGAAGAGGAGCCAGTGGCATGGGGCGTGGATGGGCCCATGCCTGACGAAAACACTGACTATCTTGTGTCAGGACAGCGATTCCAATTTGAAGACCTCTGGAAGGACCTGTCAGCGTTTTCTCACTTCCTGCCGCCCCCAATCATCCCCAGTTGTGAGAACCCACACAACGCCAAGCTGTGGGAGGCATTTCACTATGGGAGAACTTATTACGACTTCTTCCAGTGGACAAAAGCTTCCGGCCACGAAAATACAGCTTTTCATAGCCTGAGTGCATATCCCGGAGAAAACCTTTACGAGCACAGCGTATATGAGAGACCATTTCACACTCCGTACTCACTTGTCCCATTTCCGACAGTCCACCCGGGAGAAAGAACCCATGGGTGCAGCGAGTGTGGGAAGCTGTTCAAGCGCCGAGCAGCCCTGTACATCCACCAGAGGATCCACACTGGGGAGCGGCCGTACGGGTGCACGGAGTGTGGGAAGTTCTTCCAGCGCCGAGCGGCCCTCTCTGTGCACCAGAGGATCCACACCGGGGAGCGGCCCTACGAGTGCGGGGAGTGCGGGAAATGCTTTAAGGATGGCTACGCCCTCACCGTGCACCAGCGGGTGCACACCGGGGAGCGGCCCTACGTGTGCCGGGACTGCGGGAAGTCCTTCAAGCGAGGGGGTGACCTGATCGTGCACCAGCGAGTGCACACCGGAGAGCGGCCCTACGTGTGCACGTACTGTGGGAAGGCTTTCAAGCGAGGAGGTGAACTTACTGTGCACCAGAGAGGCCACACTGGGGAGAGGCCTTATGAGTGTGGCGAGTGTGGGAAATCCTTTAAGCTACGAAACGGCCTCATCGTGCACCAGCGGGGCCACACGGGGGAGAGACCATACGTGTGCGCCTACTGCGGCAAGTCATTCAAGGAGAAGAGCGTCCTCACTGTGCACCAGCGGATCCACACGGGGGAGAGGCCCTACCAGTGCCGCATCTGCGGGAAGTCATTTAAGGAAAGAAGCGTCCTTTCCGTCCACCAGCGCGTGCACAACGTGGAGCGGCCTTACGAGTGCGCCGAGTGCGGGCGCTCCTTCAAGCGGGGCTATGACCTCACTGTGCACCAGCGGGTGCACACTGGGGAGAGGCCATACGTGTGTGCCGACTGCGGCAAGTCCTACAAACGAGGGAGCAACCTCACCGAGCACCAGAGAGCACACATGAAAGAAGGTGCTTATGAGTGCAGAAACTTCGGGAAAACGTTGACTCGGCGTGCTAACATCAGCAGCCACTACAGAGTTCACGAGGGAGAGAAACCGTATGAATACAGTGGGTGTGATAAACCTTTCTGGTATGAACCCAGTATTGTTCAGCGCCCGTAA
- the LOC125368143 gene encoding vomeronasal type-1 receptor 3-like produces the protein MDQDQDMHSGTAGPRLSENQALSTAVDMAVTCILLFQIVVGNMANVILFFHNVSPILLGSRPKPTQVIFCHLAIANVCLLSTGIPPIMVAFVTRCPLSALGCQVVYFIHHAAHVTVLCSTSVLSTYQAVTLIPVSTGRMMTIRRHVLGLTSHSCCTCWAYSALVSVFVPMKITGPQDKLNHTHPHDPWFCSSQGGILGYVFLLFVSNAIFIGIMCWACGSTILLLYRHQKRQQQIHTSSHRHRGSPETRAAYTVLLLVVTFVLFYVVDSAFTFYITVYMRFSLWVLNVSCILHVCFPTISPVLLLLRDPRMPTFRF, from the exons ATGGATCAGGATCAGGATATGCATTCTGGCACTGCAGGCCCGCGACTCTCAGAG AACCAAGCCCTGAGCACCGCAGTGGACATGGCTGTGACCTGCATCTTGCTTTTCCAGATCGtagttgggaatatggccaatgTCATTCTCTTCTTCCATAATGTGTCTCCCATCCTGCTTGGCTCTAGACCGAAGCCCACACAAGTGATTTTCTGTCACCTGGCCATAGCCAATGTCTGTCTTCTCTCTACTGGGATTCCTCCCATCATGGTGGCTTTTGTTACGAGATGTCCTCTGTCTGCTCTTGGATGTCAAGTGGTCTATTTCATTCACCATGCTGCTCACGTTACTGTACTGTGCTCCACCTCTGTTCTGAGCACCTACCAGGCAGTCACTCTGATCCCTGTGAGTACGGGAAGAATGATGACAATCAGGAGACATGTCCTGGGGCTCACCAGCCATTCTTGCTGCACCTGCTGGGCATACAGTGCCCTAGTAAGTGTCTTTGTTCCCATGAAAATCACAGGTCCACAGGACAAGCTCAACCATACCCATCCCCATGATCCATGGTTCTGCTCATCCCAGGGTGGTATTTTGGGctatgttttcttgttgtttgtctCAAATGCCATATTTATTGGCATCATGTGCTGGGCTTGTGGGTCCACAATTCTGCTCCTGTATAGACACCAAAAGCGACAGCAGCAAATTCACACCTCCAGCCACCGCCACAGAGGCTCCCCAGAGACCAGGGCAGCCTACACTGTCTTGTTGCTGGTAGTCACTTTCGTTCTTTTTTATGTGGTTGACTCTGCTTTTACGTTTTATATCACTGTTTATATGAGGTTTAGCCTGTGGGTGTTGAATGTGTCTTGCATTTTACATGTGTGTTTTCCTACAATTTCTCCTGTACTTCTCCTCCTTCGAGACCCTAGAATGCCTACTTTCAGATTTTGA
- the LOC125338710 gene encoding zinc finger protein interacting with ribonucleoprotein K-like isoform X2, translated as MGTSRKEGNRGPDLSRGSEGQRPGDVQNSRAQGSAGPRTPMAAPMPRDAAQLMCGTFQDVVICFSPEEWKFLNVAQRHLYLSVMLETFALRTSIGCGHRVGRKEACGHSGSVAGVSLSRTPAADDSNLRACPCVVCASVLKDILCRAVPCVQKLSWDGACASLSKHQRLLSAKKPFKKDTAGTSLWKSYEFFVSENYFSSNNLWENFPSFSEFQPLLTILNGEETNSCEFGEAPNGTESYCKSFVCSKAPIHKKMPIYNLRHNMGNNVCEPTKSKPLCLDNHSLAQRQSGQTREKQYECKECGKSFKERRSLTEHQRNHTGERPYQFRECGKSFTRKSALNLHLKDHTEERPYVCTECGKSFKRKTTLNVHHRSHTGERPYECRECGKSFKCKSVLTIHQRVHTGERPYACSVCGKAFKKRNVLTVHMRNHTGERPYECRECGKSFKCKSVLTTHQRVHTGERPYACSVCGKAFKKRNVLTVHMRNHTGERPYECKDCGKCFKHKTSFNIHLRCHTAKRRYECDNCGKSFKHRGAFISHKRVHTEERSYEYRLRKLRRVE; from the exons ATGGGAACTTCCCGGAAAGAGGGAAATCGCGGGCCCGACCTCAGCCGCGGTTCTGAGGGACAGAGACCCGGTGACGTTCAGAACAGCCGCGCCCAGGGCTCCGCCGGGCCCAGGACTCCAATGGCAGCCCCCATGCCGAGAGACGCGGCTCAG CTGATGTGTGGGACATTCCAGGATGTGGTCATTTGCTTCTCCCCTGAGGAGTGGAAGTTCCTTAATGTGGCTCAGAGGCACCTGTACCTCAGTGTGATGCTGGAAACCTTTGCACTTAGAACTTCCATAG GTTGTGGACACAGAGTAGGCCGTAAGGAGGCCTGTGGGCACAGTGGTTCTGTGGCAGGTGTGTCACTCTCCAGGACTCCAGCGGCAGATGATTCCAACCTGAGGGCTTGTCCCTGTGTTGTCTGTGCTTCAGTCTTGAAAGACATTTTGTGCCGGGCTGTTCCATGTGTGCAGAAGCTGTCCTGGGATGGGGCGTGTGCAAGCCTTTCCAAGCACCAGAGGCTTCTCAGTGCCAAGAAACCTTTTAAGAAGGACACAGCTGGGACCTCACTGTGGAAAAGCTATGAGTTTTTTGTGTCAGAGAACTACTTCAGTAGTAACAACCTTTGGGAGAATTTCCCatctttttctgaatttcagcCCCTCCTCACCATCCTTAATGGTGAGGAGACAAACAGCTGTGAGTTTGGAGAGGCACCAAATGGTACAGAAAGCTACTGCAAATCGTTTGTGTGCAGCAAAGCTCCTATCCACAAAAAGATGCCTATTTATAACCTAAGACACAACATGGGGAACAATGTCTGTGAGCCTACCAAGAGTAAGCCATTGTGCCTTGATAATCACTCACTTGCTCAGCGCCAGAGTGGTCAGACTAGAGAAAAGCAATATGAGTGTAAGGAATGTGGAAAGTCCTTTAAGGAAAGAAGATCTCTTACTGAACACCAGAGAAACCACACTGGAGAAAGGCCTTATCAGTTTAGAGAATGTGGGAAATCCTTTACACGTAAAAGTGCCCTTAATTTGCACTTGAAAGACCACACTGAAGAAAGACCTTATGTGTGCACCGAATGTGGGAAATCATTTAAGAGAAAAACTACACTTAATGTACACCACAGAAGCCACACTGGAGAAAGGC CTTATGAGTGTAGAGAATGTGGGAAATCATTTAAATGTAAAAGTGTCCTTACTATACATCAGAGAGTACATACTGGAGAAAGGCCTTATGCGTGTAGTGTTTGTGGAAAAGcctttaagaaaagaaatgtcCTTACTGTGCACATGAGAAACCATACTGGAGAAAGGCCTTATGAGTGCAGAGAATGTGGGAAATCATTTAAATGTAAAAGTGTCCTTACTACACATCAGAGAGTACATACTGGAGAAAGGCCTTATGCGTGTAGTGTTTGTGGAAAAGcctttaagaaaagaaatgtcCTTACTGTGCACATGAGAAACCATACTGGAGAAAGGCCTTATGAGTGTAAAGATTGTGGGAAATGCTTTAAACACAAAACTAGCTTTAACATCCACTTGCGATGCCACACTGCAAAAAGACGTTATGAGTGTGACAATTGTGGGAAGTCATTTAAGCATAGAGGTGCCTTTATTTCACACAAGAGAGTGCACACTGAAGAAAGGTCTTATGAGTATAGACTTCGTAAGCTacgtagagtagaatga